The genomic window GGGATCATCACGGTCATCGACCTCGTCGTCGTCGCCCTGTTCACCCACCCGCTCATGCAGCTCGTCGCGCGCACTCCCTTCTTCACCAACGGGCACCGCCTGAGCGGCCTGGACCCGAAGGCCCTCGGAGCCGTCTACCGCGGCCGGGCGCAGTTCCGACCCCTGGCCGAGGTCGGCGCGACGAAGAAGTCATCGAGCAGCCGTGAGGCGCAGCGTCGCCAGACGATCGCGGAGCGCAAGGCCGCGCAGGACCGCGGCGAAGGGACGGACGCCTGATGAGCAGGTTCACCACATTCGGCAACGACCTCTACACCGGGGCGCGATCGATCGACTTCGTGGGGCGGCGCACGCTCTGGTACTCGATCGCCGGGGTGCTCATCGTGCTCACGGTGCTCATCACCGTGCTGCGCGGCGGATTCAACCCGGGCATCGAGTTCCGGGGAGGGTCGGAGTTCCGCGTCTCCTCGGTGGCGGAGGCCGCGGCCGATCCCGTTGCGGCGACGGCGCAGGGCGAGGAGGTCGTCGCCGAGCTCGTCGACGGGTCGAGCCCGCGCGTGTCGATCGTGGGCGGCGACTCGGTGCGCATCCAGACCGAGCAGCTCACCCCCGAGGAGACCCTGCAGGTGCAGGCCGCCCTCGCCGAGTCCTTCGACGTCGCCCCCGACGCGGTCAGCGCCTCGTTCATCGGCGCGACCTGGGGAGCCGACATCACCCGGCAGGCGCTGATCGCGCTCGTGGTGTTCCTGACCCTCGCGAGCCTCGTGCTCGCGGTCTACTTCCGCACCTGGAAGATGTCGGTCGCGGCGCTGATCGCCCTGGCCCACGACCTCGTGCTGACCGCGGGCATCTACGGCGTGTTCGGCTTCGAGATCACGCCCGCGGCGGTGATCGGCTTCCTCACCATCCTCGGCTACTCGCTCTATGACACCGTCGTCGTCTTCGACAAGGTGCGCGAGAACACGAGCGAGGACGGCGTGGAGTCCCGGCGCACCTTCGCGCAGTCGGTGAACCTCGCGGTCAACCAGACCCTCGTGCGCTCCATCAACACGTCGATCATCGCGACGCTGCCGGTCGCGGCCATCCTCATCATCGGGGCGCTGCTGCTCGGAGCCGGCACGCTGTTCGACATCGCGCTCGCGCTGTTCGTCGGCACGATCGTCGGCACGTACTCCTCGATCTTCATCGCGGCCCCTCTGTACGTGCATCTGCGCCAGAACGAGCCCGAGGTGCAGAAGCAGGGTGCTCGCACCCAGCGCGTGCTGAACGACTCCGGCGCCGTCCGCTGAGCCCGAGCGCACAGCGACCCCGGCGTAGGATCGCGCTGAAGGAGGGCGGCCGATGACGGAGACGACGCAGAGCACGGCGAGCCTTCGCGCGCTGCTTCCCCGGCTGTTCTCCCGCGCGCAGCCGGTCGGCGGCTTCGAGCGGCTCATCAAGACCGTCCGCTCCCAGCACCCGAAGGCGGACATCGCGCTGCTGGAGCGCGCGTACCAGGTCGCCGAGCGCGCGCATCGCGGCCAGAAGCGCAAGAGCGGCGAGCCGTACATCACCCATCCCGTCGCGGTGACCCAGATCCTCGCCGAGCTGGGCATCGGAGTGAAGACGCTCGCCGCATCGCTGCTGCACGACACCGTCGAGGACACGCCGTACACGCTCGACCAGCTGCGCGCCGACTTCGGCGACGAGATCGCGATGCTCGTCGACGGCGTGACCAAGCTCGACAAGGTCAAGTACGGCGACGCCGCGCAGGCGGAGACGGTGCGCAAGATGATCGTGGCGATGTCCAAGGACATCCGCGTGCTGCTGATCAAGCTCGCCGACCGTCTGCACAACGCCCGCACGTGGGGCTTCGTCGAGAGCGAGTCGGCCCGGCGCAAGGCGCAGGAGACGCTCGACATCTACTCGCCGCTCGCGCACCGTCTCGGCATCTCGACCATCAAGTGGGAGCTCGAGGACCTCTCGTTCGCGGTTCTGCAGCCGAAGCTCTACGTCGAGATCGAGAGCCTGGTGCGCAACCGCACGCCCGAGCGCGAGGCCTTCGTGCAGCAGGTGATCGACGCCGTCACGAGCGACCTGCGCCAGTCGCGCATCAAGGCGCAGATCGTCGGTCGGCCGAAGCAGTACTACTCGATCTACCAGAAGATGGTCAACCGCGGCCGCGACTTCGACGAGATCTACGATCTCACCGGCATCCGCATCCTCGTGAACTCCATCCGCGACTGCTACGCCGTGCTCGGCGCGGTTCACGCGCGGTGGAACCCGATGCCCGGCCGCTTCAAGGACTACATCGCGACCCCGAAGTTCAATCTCTACCAGTCGCTCCACACGACGGTGTTCGGGCCCGGCGGCCGCCCCGTCGAGATCCAGATCCGCACCCAGGAGATGCATCAGCGCGCCGAGTTCGGCGTGGCCGCGCACTGGAAGTACAAGGAGCGGATGAACTCGGGCCGCAGCGAGCTCGACGGCGGCCGCAGCGACACCGACATGGCCTGGCTCGCGCACATCAGCGACTGGCAGGCGGAGACGAGCGACCCGGGGGAGTTCCTCGACAACCTGCGCTACGAGATCGGCGCGAAGGAGGTCTACGTCTTCACCCCGCAGGGGAAGGTCATCGGGCTGCCCAGCGGCGCGACCCCCGTCGACTTCGCCTACGCGGTGCACACCGAGGTCGGGCATCGCACGATGGGCTCGAAGGTGAACGGGCGCCTCGTGCCGCTGGAGACCGTGCTGAACTCGGGCGACACCGTCGAGGTGTTCACCTCCAAGAACCCCGACGCCGGCCCGAGCCAGGACTGGCTCGCCTTCGTGACGAGTCAGCGCGCGCGCTCCAAGATCCGTCAGTGGTTCACGAAGGAGCGGCGCGACGAGGCCGTCGAGCAGGGCAAGGACGCCATCGCCCGCGCCATGCGCAAGCAGAACCTGCCGCTCCAGCGGCTCATGGCGCAGGACTCCCTCGCGCACGTCTCCTCCCAGCTGCGCTACGAGACCGTCGAGGCCTTGTACGCCGCCGTCGGGGAGGGGCACGTCTCGACGCAGTCGGTCATCGAGAAGATCGTCGCCGCGCTGCACGTGGAGTCGGAGAGCGAGGACGAGGCCTTCGTCGTGCCGACGCGCTCGCGCACCCCGGTGCGCACGAGCGATTCGGGAGTGCTCGTCCGCGGCGCACCGGACATCCTCGTCAAGCTCGCCAAGTGCTGCACGCCCGTGCCGGGCGACGCCATCGTCGGCTTCGTGACGCGCGGCCAGGGCGTCAGCGTGCACCGCGGGGACTGCACCAACGTGCAGTCGCTGCTGAACGAGCCCGACCGCATGATCGACGTCGAGTGGGCCCCCACCACGAAGAGCGTGTTCCTCGTGCAGATCCAGGTCGAGGCGCTCGACCGCGCCGGGCTGCTCTCGGACGTCACGCGGGTGCTCTCGGAGCACCACGTCAACATCCTCTCCGCGAGCGTCAACACCTCACGCGATCGCCTCGCCATCAGCCGCTTCGTCTTCGAGATGGGCGACACGACGCATCTCGACCGCGTGCTCAACGCCGTGCGCCGCATCGACGCCGTCTACGACGTCTACCGCGTCAGCAACGGCTGAGCCGAGCAGCGCCGCCGCCCGCTCGATCCGATCGTTCGCGCGGCGGCGGCCGGCCGAACTCGGGCGCCGATCGGCGATCATGCCGATGCGCTGCACCGTGAGACCGTGGTGGCGCATCCCGGCCGCGATCAGGGTGATCACGTCGTCGCCCTCGTCGTGCCGGGCGAGATCGACGATGGTGCGCTCGGGGCTCGTCACCGCCACACCACCGGGGTGACGGAGCTCGTCGCCGTCGATGACGACCTCGCGCGCGCGCAGCCCCTGACGGCGCGTCGACGAGATGCGCGCCCGGGAGTCGATGCAGATGGCGATGCCGACGCGCCGGGCCGTCCAGCCCCAGACCCAGGCCGCCGTGCGATCGGCGACGATGCCGCGCGACGGGAGCTCCGGGCGCAGGGAGGCGGCGCGGCTGCGGGGGCTGGGCGGCAGATCGGCGGGCTCCCATCCGGCGCCGACGGCGAAGAGCTCGCCGTCGAGCTCGGCGGCGCGCAGCTCGGCCGCCGAGAGGAGTGGGGGATGGAGGACGGCGGGGAGGAGTCGGCTCATGGCGGAGAGGATGCTGCGCCGGGCATCCCCTCGTCGGACGGGGCGACGGATCGGGGGAGAACGACCGACGGGGCCGCCCTGGGGAGAACCCCGGGGCGACCCCGTCGTGCGGTCTCGGCCGTCAGCGGTCGACGGCGGACAACCAGGCCTTGCGTGCTTCGAGCGCCTCGGTCAGCTCCGCGGTGCGGGCGGCGTCCTTCGCCGCGGTCGCGGCGGCCAGATCGGCCTCGAGAGCGGCGATGGCGTCCTGCAGCTGGCCGGCGAGGCCCTCCGCGCGCGCCTTCTTCTCGGGGTCGTTCTTCTTCCAGTGGTCCTCCTCGAGCGTGCGCACGTGCGTCTCGATCGCACGCAGGCGATCCTCGACGACGCGCACCTGGTCGCGGGGCACCTTGCCGATCGCGTCCCACTTGCGCTGGATGCCCGTGAGGGTCGCGCGCGCCTTGACGCGGTCGGTGGCGGTGAGCAGCGGCTCGGCCTCGGTCAGCAGCGCCTTCTTCGCCTCGAGGTTGGCGGTGAACTCCTCGTTCTCCTGCGCGTCGACCTCCGCCTTGGCGGCGTAGAGCACGTCGCCGGCGGCCTTGAACGCGGCCCACAGCGCATCGTCGACCTTCTTGCCGGCCCGACCCGCGAGCTTCCACTCGTCGAGCAGGCGGCGGTAGGCGGGAATGCCCCCGGTGCCCTGCGGCGCGAGCGCCTCGGCCTGCGCGACGAGCGCCTGCTTGCGCTGCTTGGCCTCCTTGTGCTCGGCGTCGAGGCCGGCGAAGAACGAGCGGCGGTGGGTCTCGACGGTGCTGCGCGCCGAGCGGAAGCGCTTCCAGAGCTCGTCGGCGTCTTTCTTCGGCAGGCGAGGACCGTTCTGCTGGTGGTCCTTCCACTGCGTGAAGAGCGCGTCGAGAGTCGCCGTCGCCTGCTTCCACTGGATGCTCTGCGGATCCTTCGCGGCGAGGGCCTCGGCCTCCACCACGAGCGCCGTGCGGTGCTCGAGGGCGGCCGCGACCGCGGCGCGCTGCTCGGCCTGCTGCTCCTCCGTGAGCTTCTCCACCGCGCCGGTGAGGGCGCCGACCCGCGTGCGGAGGGCCTCGATGTCGCCGACCGCGGCGGGCTCCTCGAGCGCGGCCGTCAGCGAGCGGACCGTCTTCACGATGTCGGCGGCGGGAGCGCCGCCCTTGGCGCGCTGCTCGAGCAGCCGCACCTGGCCCTCGAGCTCGGTGAACTTGCGGGTGAAGTAGGCGAGAGCCTCCTCCGGGGTGCCGTCGGGGTACTGGCCCACGGCGCGCTCCGCACCGCGATCGGTCACGTACACCGTGCCGGTCTCATCGACCCGGCCCCAGACGGTCTGCTGGTTCTCTGCCACCACGCCTCATATCCCCATCGACTGCACCGGCTCGCCGTGCGCGCACCGGACGGTTGATCAGCATATTCCACCGCTCGCCGGGTGGAGGGCGGGCCCGGGGCGCGGGCGGCTTTCGCTACTGGATCGTGATGCCGCTGATCGTCGCGGGCACGGCGGGGCGGCCGTCGCTCGCGCCGTCCTCCGTGCCGGCGTCGACGATGCCGGTGCGGAGCCCGTCGAGACCGCTCGTCACGCGCCCGAGCACGGTGTAGCCGCCGGCGGCGTCCGAGGGGATGGTCGACTCGTCGTAGACGATGAAGAACTGGCTGCCCTGGCTCTCGGCGTTGCCGCCCTGGCGGGCCATCGCGAGCACGCCCTCGGCGTAGACGTCGTCGTCGGGGGCGTTCTCGATCGGTCCGAAGCGGTAGTCGGGCCCGCCGGTGCCGTCACCGTTCGGGTCGCCGCACTGCAGCACGAAGATGCCCGCCGTCGTCAGGCGGTGGCACGAGGTCCCGTCGAAGAAGCCCTCCTGGGCGAGCGTGACGAACGACGCGACCGCCTGCGGGGCGGCGGCGCCGTCGAGCTCGATGCCGAGCGGCTCGATGCCGTCGATGGCGAGCTCGCCCGTCCACGTGCGGTTCTCGCTGACCGCGGGGTCGGGCGCCTGCCCGGTCGGCTCGTCGCTCGCGGCCGGGGTCTCGCTCGCTCCGGGGGAGGGGCTCGCACTCGGCGTCGTCGAGGGAGCACCCGGGCCGGCGCCGAAGTACAGCAGCTGGGCGCCGACGGCGAGCGCGATCACGAGCACGCCGACGACGGCGACGAGCACGTTGTCGCGACGGCGGCGGTCGATCTGGGTGCGGTGCACGGTCTGCCGCGCCTCGTAGCGCTTCAGCCGCTCGCGCGCCTCGCGGTCCTGCCCTGCGATCCGTGCCACCGATGCCTCCTCGTCGTGCGGGTCGGGCGATTGCCGGGGGGAACTCTAGTCGAGCATCCCCTCGCCCCCGCCGAGGGCGATCGGTGTCGGAGGCGGCCGATACGATCGCCGGTATGGATGCCGCACCCGGCCTCGGCAGCGCCGCGGTCCCTCTCGCCGTGCGCATGCGTCCCACGCGTCTCGACGAGGTGGCGGGTCAGACGCACCTCCTCGGGGCCGGATCCCCGTTGGTCAGCCTCGCCCGCGACGACGGCGCCCCGCCCTCCGCGGTCTCCGTCATCCTGTGGGGTCCTCCCGGCACGGGCAAGACGACGCTCGCGCAGGCGATCGCCCGCCAGTCGGGCCGGCGCTTCGTCGAGCTGTCGGCGATCACCGCGGGCGTGCGCGACGTGCGCGAGGTCATGGAGCGCGCGCTCTCCGACCGCGACCTCTACGGCTCGTCGACCGTGCTGTTCCTCGACGAGATCCACCGCTTCACGAAGGCCCAGCAGGACGCCCTGCTGCCCGGCGTCGAAAACGGCTGGGTCATCCTCATCGCGGCGACGACCGAGAACCCGAGCTTCTCCGTGATCTCGCCGCTGCTGAGCCGCTCGCTGCTGCTCACGCTCGAGGCGCTCTCCGACCTCGATCTCGGCGTGCTGGTCGATCGGGCCGTGACCGACCCGCGCGGTCTCGCCGGCGCGGTGTCGCTGGCCGACGACGGGCGCGAGTCGATCATCCGTCTCGCCTCGGGGGATGCCCGGCGCGCGCTCACGGCGCTGGAGGCCGCGGCGCAGTCCGCCCGTGCCACCCCGGCCCCGGCCGCGAAGGGCAAGAAGTCGGCGGGGGCGGCGGCCGCGCCCGTGATCACCGCCGAGACGGTGGCCGCCGCGGTCGACCGGGCCCTGCTGCGCTACGACAAGAACGGCGACGAGCACTACGACGTCATCAGCGCCTTCATCAAGTCGATCCGCGGCAGCGATCCCGACGCGGCTCTGCACTACCTGGCGCGCATGATCGAGGCGGGGGAGGACCCCCGCTTCATCGCCCGCCGCGTCATCATCTCGGCCGCGGAGGACATCGGCGTGGCCGACCCGCACGCGCTGCCGCTCGCGGTGGCCGCGGCGCAGGCCGTGCAGCTCATCGGCATGCCCGAGGGGCGCATCCCGCTCGCCGAGGCGGTCGTCTACCTGGCGACCGCGCCGAAGTCGAACGCGGCGTACCTCGGCATCGACGAGGCGATCGCCGACGTGCGCGCGGGGCGCATCGGCCGCGTACCGAAGCCGCTGCGCGACGCGCACTACCCCGGGGCGAAGCGGCTCGGCCACGGCAAGGGCTACGTGTACCCGCACGACGACGCGCTCGGCGTGGTGGCGCAGCAGCACCTGCCCGATCCGGTGAAGCGGCGCGAGTACTACCGGCCGACCGAGCGGGGGGCCGAGCGCGAGATCGGCGCGCGACTGGCGAAGCTGCGGGCCATCATCCGCGGCGCCGCGCGCGGGGAGTGACCGCGCCGGGCGGGACGACCCCCGTCTGCTAAGCTCTACCGGCCCGTCAGATATGGGCACACCCTCCCCTGCGCATCGACTCGATCGATGCTGTTCCCCGAAGCGCCTCGGCGTGCGCCTCGGATCGGACGGAGCGGTCGTACGTCCGTGAGCCGTGAGATCCCCGGCCACGAGCATGGAAGGACACCTGTGTCGACCAAGTCGCGCACCCGCAGCAAGACCCGCCTCTCCCGGGCCCTCGGCATCGCCCTGACCCCGAAGGCGGCCAAGTACCTCGAGAAGCGCCCCTACGCTCCCGGCGAGCACGGCCGCACCAAGCGGAAGGCCGACAGCGACTACGCCGTCCGTCTCCGTGAGAAGCAGCGTCTCCGCGCCCAGTACGGCATCCGCGAGGCCCAGCTCCGCATCATCTTCCAGGAGGCCCGTCGTACGGCCGGCCTGACCGGTGAGAACCTCGTCGAGCTGCTCGAGATGCGTCTCGACGCCCTCGTGCTGCGCGCCGGCTTCGCCCGCACCACCGCGCAGGCCCGCCAGATGGTCGTGCACCGCCACATCCTCGTCGACGGCAAGATCGTGGACCGCCCGAGCTTCCGCATGAAGCCCGAGCAGACCATCCACGTGAAGCCCAAGAGCGAGGGCATGGAGCCGTTCCAGGTCGCCGCCGCCGGCGGTCACGTCGACGTGCTGCCCAAGACCCCCGCGTACCTCGAGGTCGAGCTCGACAAGCTGCAGGCGCGCCTCGTGCGCCGCCCGAAGCGCGCCGAGGTCCCCGTGACGTGCGAGGTCCAGCTCGTCGTCGAGTACTACGCCGCGCGCTAGCACTCACCGCATCGCCTCCGACGGGGGCCCGGCCTCGTGCCGGGCCCCCGTCGTCGTCCCCGCCGCGGCACGCTGCGCGTCGAGCGCGCGCCGATAGGGTGGAGGGGCGTCAGCGGCCCCGTGCCGCGCATCCTGCACGCACCATCGAGACGCGCACCACACCCGCGCTCGCGATCGCAAGGAGAACCCATGAAGAACGCACTCTGGCTCGTGCTCGGCGTCGCCCTGGGCGCTGTCGTCGCCCACCAGGCCTCGAAGACCCCGCAGGGCCGCCATTTCTTCGACGAGATCGACGCCAAGACCCGCGAGTTCACCGACGCGGTGCTCGAGGGCTACCAGCAGCGCGAAGCCGAGCTGCGCGCCGCCGTCGCCGAGGCCGAAGAGACGATCGCCGACCTCACCGACCGCCTGAAGTAAGCCCCCGGCCGGGCCCCGGCCTCTCCCGCATCACCGACGCCCCAGGAATACCGCGACCCCATGCAGACCGCCGACATCCAGCGCCGCTGGCTCGACTTCTTCGGAGACCGCGGCCACACCGTCGTCCCCTCCGCCTCGCTCGTCAGCGACGACCCGTCCCTGCTCTTCACCGTCGCGGGGATGGTGCCGTTCGTGCCGTACCTCACCGGCGTCGTGCCCGCGCCGTACCCGCGCGCCACGAGCGTGCAGAAGTGCATCCGTACGAACGACATCGAGGAGGTCGGCAAGACCCCTCGCCACGGCACGTTCTTCCAGATGAACGGCAACTTCTCGTTCGGCGACTACTTCAAGGAGGGCGCGATCTCGTACGCCTGGGAGCTGCTGACGAGCTCGCAGAGCGACGGCGGTCTGGGCTTCGCGGAGAAGGACCTCTGGGTCACCGTCTACGAGGACGACGACGAGGCGATCCGCCTCTGGAAGTCGATCGCGGGCCTGCCCGACGAGCGCATCCAGCGGCTCGGCATGGACACCAATTACTGGTCGACCGGCCAGCCCGGCCCCGCCGGCCCCTGCTCCGAGATCTTCTTCGACCGCGGCCCCGCGTACGGCATCGACGGCGGTCCGGCGACGGACGACGACCGCTACGTCGAGATCTGGAACCTCGTCTTCATGCAGTACCTGCGCGGCGAGGGCACCGGCAAGAACGACTTCGAGATCCTCGGCGAGCTGCCGCAGCAGAACATCGACACCGGCATGGGCATGGAGCGCGTCGCGTTCCTGACCCAGGGCGTCGAGAACATGTACGAGATCGACCAGGTGCGCCCGGTGCTCGACGCCGCCGCCGCCATGTCAGGCCGCCGCTACGGGGCCGACCACGGCGACGACGTGCGCATGCGCGTCATCGCCGACCACGTGCGCTCGAGCCTCATGCTCATGACCGACGGCGTGACGCCCGGCAACGAGGGCCGCGGGTACATCCTGCGCCGTCTGCTGCGGCGGAGCATCCGCGCCATGCGCCTGCTCGGGGTCGACGCCCCGAGCTTCGAGGTGCTGTTCGCCGCCTCGCGCGACGCGATGAGCGCCGCCTACCCCGAGATCACCGAGCACTACGACCGCGTCTCGCGCCTCGCCCTCGGCGAGGAGGAGGCGTTCCTGCGCACGCTCACCGCCGGCACGAGCATCCTCGATCTCGCCGTGGCGGAGACGCAGCAGCAGGGCTCGGCGACCCTCGCCGGCGACACCGCCTTCCAGCTGCACGACACCTTCGGGTTCCCGATCGACCTCACGCTGGAGATGGCGGAGGAGGCCGGGCTCAGCGTCGACCGCGAGGCCTTCGACCGCCTCATGGCCGAGCAGCGCTCGCGCGCCAAGGCCGACGCCAAGTCGAAGAAGGGGCAGCTCGCCGACCTCAGCGTCTACGGCGCGTTCCGCGCCGCGGGCGAGACCCGGTTCCTCGGCTACGAGCAGCTCGAGACCGAGTCGAGCGTGCTCGGCATCATCGTCGGCGGCACGAGCGTCGACGTCGCCCAGGAGGGCGAGATCGCCGAGATCATCCTCGCCGAGACGACCCTCTACGCCGAGTCCGGCGGCCAGGAGTCGGACGAGGGCTCGATCGTCGGCACCGGCTTCGATCTCGAGGTGCTCGACGTGCAGCGCCCCGTCGCGGGACTCTTCAGCCACACCGTGCAGGTGCGCCGCGGCGAGGTGCGCGTCGGCGCGCTCGCGCGCACCCAGGTCGACCCCGTCTGGCGGCGCTCGGCGGCGCAGGCCCACTCGGCGACGCACGTCATCCACGCCGCGCTGCGGCAGACGCTCGGCGACGAGGCCCACCAGTCGGGCTCGTACAACAAGGCCGGCTACATGCGCCTCGACTTCAGCTGGAACCAGGCCCTCTCGGCCGCGACCCGCAGCGAGCTCGAGGAGATCAGCAACATCGCCGTGCGCGACAACCTGCCCGTCGAGACCCGCGTCATGGGCCTCGACGAGGCGAAGTCGCTCGGCGCCATGGCGCTCTTCGGCGAGAAGTACGGCGACCGCGTGCGCGTCGTCGACATCGGCGGGCCGTGGTCGCGCGAGCTCTGCGCGGGCACCCACGTCGGGTCGAGCGCCGAGATCGGCATGATCAGCCTCGTCAGCGAGTCCTCGGTCGGTTCGGCCAACCGCCGCGTCGAGGCGCTGGTCGGTCTCGAGGCGTTCCGCGAGTTCGCCGCGGAGCGCGCCCTCGTGCAGCAGCTCAGCGCCAACCTCAAGACCCCGCGGGATCAGCTCGTCGGCCGCATCGCCGACCTCGGAGCCCAGCTCAAGGCCGCCGAGAAGCGGCTCGCCCAGCTCGAGTCGAGCCGGCTCAGCGAGAAGGTCCCCGCGCTCGTCGCGACCGCCGCGCCGCAGGGCGCCGTCACCGTCGTCGCGCAATCGCTCGGCGCGCTCGGCTCCGCCGACGACCTGCGGCAGCTCGCCACCTCGGTGCGCGAGCGGCTCAGCGCGCAGGCCGCCGTCGTCGTGCTCGCGGCAGAGGTCGCGGGCAAGGCCGCGGTCATCGTCGCCACCACGCCCGCCGCCCGCGAGGCCGGCGCGAAGGCGGGCGCTCTCGCGCGCGTCGCCTCGGGCGTGCTCGGCGGCGGAGGCGGCGGCAAGGACGACCTCGCCCAGGGCGGCGGCACCGATGCGGCCGCGATCCCGGCCGCGCTCGAGGCCGTGCTGGCCGAGCTGCGCGGCTGAGGCTCGCCCCGATGCGCCTCGGCGTACGACTCGGCGTCGACGTGGGCACCGCGCGCGTGGGCGTCGCGCGGTGCGATGCGCACGGGATCCTCGCGACGCCGGTCGAGACGCTGCCGCGCAAGAAGGGCATGATGGCGGGCATCCACCGCCTCGTCGCCGAGTGGGAGCCGATCGAGATCGTCGTCGGACTGCCGCTCGCGCTCTCGGGCTCCGAGACGGCGTCGACGCAGGATGCGCGCGATGTCGCCGCCCTCATCGCCCGCCAGGTCGCCGTGCCGGTGCGGCTGGTCGACGAACGGCTCACGACCGTGACCGCCGCCCGCTCGCTGCGGGAGTCGGGGCGGGACGGGCGCACCTCGCGCTCCGTGATCGACCAAGCGGCCGCTGTTATCCTGCTCCAGCACGCGCTGGACCACGAGAAGTCGCGGGGAGAAGCCCCCGGCGAGCTGCTGGTTCCCGACGGAGGATCACCCTGACTGTGAGCGACGACGACGCCTGGGACGCGATCTTCCGATCGCAGCCCGACACCGCCCGCACCGAGCAGGGCTCCGCGGCCCCCGGCTCATCCACCGGATCACCGGCCGGCGCACCCGTCGGCGGCCCGGCGGCCGCGGAGCCGCCGGTGACGCGCGCGGCGCTCCGCGAGCGGGGTGCCGCGGCGCCCGACCGCCGATCGGCCCGTCAGATCCTCGACGAGGGCCGGCCGCCGAGGCGCCGCAGGGTGTGGCCGTGGGTGCTCGGCGTGCTGCTGCTGCTCGGCGGCCTGGGTGCCGGTGCGGTGGCGTACGCCTGGGCGAACTACGAGCCCCAGCTGCGCGAGGCGCTCGGCTGGGAGCTGCCCAACGACTACGAGGGAACGGGCAACG from Microcella daejeonensis includes these protein-coding regions:
- the secF gene encoding protein translocase subunit SecF, whose amino-acid sequence is MSRFTTFGNDLYTGARSIDFVGRRTLWYSIAGVLIVLTVLITVLRGGFNPGIEFRGGSEFRVSSVAEAAADPVAATAQGEEVVAELVDGSSPRVSIVGGDSVRIQTEQLTPEETLQVQAALAESFDVAPDAVSASFIGATWGADITRQALIALVVFLTLASLVLAVYFRTWKMSVAALIALAHDLVLTAGIYGVFGFEITPAAVIGFLTILGYSLYDTVVVFDKVRENTSEDGVESRRTFAQSVNLAVNQTLVRSINTSIIATLPVAAILIIGALLLGAGTLFDIALALFVGTIVGTYSSIFIAAPLYVHLRQNEPEVQKQGARTQRVLNDSGAVR
- a CDS encoding RelA/SpoT family protein, with translation MTETTQSTASLRALLPRLFSRAQPVGGFERLIKTVRSQHPKADIALLERAYQVAERAHRGQKRKSGEPYITHPVAVTQILAELGIGVKTLAASLLHDTVEDTPYTLDQLRADFGDEIAMLVDGVTKLDKVKYGDAAQAETVRKMIVAMSKDIRVLLIKLADRLHNARTWGFVESESARRKAQETLDIYSPLAHRLGISTIKWELEDLSFAVLQPKLYVEIESLVRNRTPEREAFVQQVIDAVTSDLRQSRIKAQIVGRPKQYYSIYQKMVNRGRDFDEIYDLTGIRILVNSIRDCYAVLGAVHARWNPMPGRFKDYIATPKFNLYQSLHTTVFGPGGRPVEIQIRTQEMHQRAEFGVAAHWKYKERMNSGRSELDGGRSDTDMAWLAHISDWQAETSDPGEFLDNLRYEIGAKEVYVFTPQGKVIGLPSGATPVDFAYAVHTEVGHRTMGSKVNGRLVPLETVLNSGDTVEVFTSKNPDAGPSQDWLAFVTSQRARSKIRQWFTKERRDEAVEQGKDAIARAMRKQNLPLQRLMAQDSLAHVSSQLRYETVEALYAAVGEGHVSTQSVIEKIVAALHVESESEDEAFVVPTRSRTPVRTSDSGVLVRGAPDILVKLAKCCTPVPGDAIVGFVTRGQGVSVHRGDCTNVQSLLNEPDRMIDVEWAPTTKSVFLVQIQVEALDRAGLLSDVTRVLSEHHVNILSASVNTSRDRLAISRFVFEMGDTTHLDRVLNAVRRIDAVYDVYRVSNG
- a CDS encoding DUF349 domain-containing protein, producing MAENQQTVWGRVDETGTVYVTDRGAERAVGQYPDGTPEEALAYFTRKFTELEGQVRLLEQRAKGGAPAADIVKTVRSLTAALEEPAAVGDIEALRTRVGALTGAVEKLTEEQQAEQRAAVAAALEHRTALVVEAEALAAKDPQSIQWKQATATLDALFTQWKDHQQNGPRLPKKDADELWKRFRSARSTVETHRRSFFAGLDAEHKEAKQRKQALVAQAEALAPQGTGGIPAYRRLLDEWKLAGRAGKKVDDALWAAFKAAGDVLYAAKAEVDAQENEEFTANLEAKKALLTEAEPLLTATDRVKARATLTGIQRKWDAIGKVPRDQVRVVEDRLRAIETHVRTLEEDHWKKNDPEKKARAEGLAGQLQDAIAALEADLAAATAAKDAARTAELTEALEARKAWLSAVDR
- a CDS encoding peptidylprolyl isomerase — translated: MARIAGQDREARERLKRYEARQTVHRTQIDRRRRDNVLVAVVGVLVIALAVGAQLLYFGAGPGAPSTTPSASPSPGASETPAASDEPTGQAPDPAVSENRTWTGELAIDGIEPLGIELDGAAAPQAVASFVTLAQEGFFDGTSCHRLTTAGIFVLQCGDPNGDGTGGPDYRFGPIENAPDDDVYAEGVLAMARQGGNAESQGSQFFIVYDESTIPSDAAGGYTVLGRVTSGLDGLRTGIVDAGTEDGASDGRPAVPATISGITIQ
- a CDS encoding replication-associated recombination protein A, which produces MDAAPGLGSAAVPLAVRMRPTRLDEVAGQTHLLGAGSPLVSLARDDGAPPSAVSVILWGPPGTGKTTLAQAIARQSGRRFVELSAITAGVRDVREVMERALSDRDLYGSSTVLFLDEIHRFTKAQQDALLPGVENGWVILIAATTENPSFSVISPLLSRSLLLTLEALSDLDLGVLVDRAVTDPRGLAGAVSLADDGRESIIRLASGDARRALTALEAAAQSARATPAPAAKGKKSAGAAAAPVITAETVAAAVDRALLRYDKNGDEHYDVISAFIKSIRGSDPDAALHYLARMIEAGEDPRFIARRVIISAAEDIGVADPHALPLAVAAAQAVQLIGMPEGRIPLAEAVVYLATAPKSNAAYLGIDEAIADVRAGRIGRVPKPLRDAHYPGAKRLGHGKGYVYPHDDALGVVAQQHLPDPVKRREYYRPTERGAEREIGARLAKLRAIIRGAARGE
- the rpsD gene encoding 30S ribosomal protein S4, which encodes MSTKSRTRSKTRLSRALGIALTPKAAKYLEKRPYAPGEHGRTKRKADSDYAVRLREKQRLRAQYGIREAQLRIIFQEARRTAGLTGENLVELLEMRLDALVLRAGFARTTAQARQMVVHRHILVDGKIVDRPSFRMKPEQTIHVKPKSEGMEPFQVAAAGGHVDVLPKTPAYLEVELDKLQARLVRRPKRAEVPVTCEVQLVVEYYAAR